A region from the Jaculus jaculus isolate mJacJac1 chromosome 18, mJacJac1.mat.Y.cur, whole genome shotgun sequence genome encodes:
- the Sncg gene encoding gamma-synuclein isoform X2 produces MDVFKKGFSIAKEGVVGAVEKTKQGVTEAAEKTKEGVMYVGTKTKENVVQSVTSVAEKTKEQANAVSEAVVTSVNTVASKTVEEAENIVVTAGVVRKEELEQAAPSQEDQEAQEQEVDEEAKSGGD; encoded by the exons ATGGACGTCTTCAAGAAGGGTTTCTCCATTGCCAAGGAGGGTGTGGTGGGTGCCGTGGAGAAGACCAAGCAGGGGGTAACAGAGGCAGCTGAGAAGACCAAGGAAGGAGTCATGTATGTGG GTACCAAGACCAAGGAGAATGTGGTGCAGAGCGTGACCTCAG TGGCTGAGAAGACCAAGGAGCAAGCCAACGCCGTGAGCGAGGCTGTGGTCACCAGCGTCAACACGGTGGCCTCCAAGACCgtggaagaggcagagaacatTGTGGTCACCGCCGGGGTCGTTCGCAAG GAGGAACTGGAGCAAGCTGCCCCCTCACAGGAGGACCAGGAAGCCCAGGAACAAGAGGTGGATGAGGAG